In Pseudomonas sp. P5_109, the genomic window CCCAAACATCGCCAGCCAGCGCGCCGCGCTAGACTGCCCATTCAGCCGAGCCACAGGAGCCCGCCATGAGCGAATTCAAACGTATCCCCCCGGAACAGGCCCAGACCCTGCGCGAACAAGGCGCAGTGGTGGTCGACGTCCGCGACCCGGCCACTTTTGCCGCCCTGCACATCGCAGGCTCCAAGCATCTGGACAATCATTCCCTGCACGCTTTCATCCAAGGCGCCGACCTCGATGCACCGACCGTAGTGGTCTGTTATCACGGCAATTCCAGCCAGGGTGCGGCCGCCTACCTGATCAGCCAGGGCTTCTCCGACGTCTACAG contains:
- the glpE gene encoding thiosulfate sulfurtransferase GlpE, yielding MSEFKRIPPEQAQTLREQGAVVVDVRDPATFAALHIAGSKHLDNHSLHAFIQGADLDAPTVVVCYHGNSSQGAAAYLISQGFSDVYSMDGGFELWRTTYPAETAQATSE